In a single window of the Zea mays cultivar B73 chromosome 5, Zm-B73-REFERENCE-NAM-5.0, whole genome shotgun sequence genome:
- the LOC111589287 gene encoding inositol-tetrakisphosphate 1-kinase 6-like isoform X2 has product MATGRPVRLVLDASLLLDPSSTREAAAAALRPGVEELRRRLRYSNLTVAICYAEGMPTNEELCDSSVLVIGYIMKKSREEDFARASYFRV; this is encoded by the exons ATGGCCACCGGGCGGCCCGTACGACTCGTGCTGGATGCCTCCCTCCTCCTCGACCCCTCCTCCAccagggaggcggcggcggcggctctgcGGCCCGGGGTAGAGGAGCTGCGGCGGCGGTTGCGCTACTCCAACCTCACCGTG GCAATCTGCTATGCAGAGGGCATGCCAACTAATGAG GAACTATGTGACTCATCTGTTCTGGTGATTGGATATATAATGAAAAAATCCCGTGAGGAAGACTTCGCAAGGGCAAGTTACTTTAGAGTTTAG
- the LOC111589287 gene encoding inositol-tetrakisphosphate 1-kinase 6-like isoform X1, which produces MATGRPVRLVLDASLLLDPSSTREAAAAALRPGVEELRRRLRYSNLTVAICYAEGMPTNEVLYLSTLLLHPSEVVSSEVHIDSIFFLLPYLPIMAHGVSILSCRLQRMASC; this is translated from the exons ATGGCCACCGGGCGGCCCGTACGACTCGTGCTGGATGCCTCCCTCCTCCTCGACCCCTCCTCCAccagggaggcggcggcggcggctctgcGGCCCGGGGTAGAGGAGCTGCGGCGGCGGTTGCGCTACTCCAACCTCACCGTG GCAATCTGCTATGCAGAGGGCATGCCAACTAATGAGGTGCTCTACTTATCTACATTATTATTACATCCCTCTGAAGTTGTATCTTCAGAAGTTCACATCGACAGTATTTTCTTCCTCTTGCCATACTTACCCATCATGGCCCATGGGGTGTCTATCTTATCATGCCGTCTTCAAAGAATGGCATCATGTTAA